DNA from Comamonas serinivorans:
CGCGTAATACAGGCCGGCGTGGATGACCTCGGAGTTGCGGGAACTCACGCCCTGGCCGATGGCGGTGTCTTTTTCAAGCACCACCACCTCGTGCCCCTGTTGCGCCAAGGCCCGCCCCACGGCCAGCCCCACGGCGCCCGCGCCCACCACCACTGCGTCTACCCGGTCCATGTCGTCTCCTGTCGGTTGTTGGATGTATCCGGCCCTTGCCGTTCACATAAGAACGACAACCGGCCCATACCCCTTGATTGCTTCAGCTCGAACTGCGCCGTCCGCAGCGGCACCCCAGCGGACGCCCCATCAGCGCGCCTCGGGGTGCCGCTCCAGCCAGCGTGCCAACTCCTGGCGGTAGTGCGCCAGCTCCTGGTTGTAGAAGTCCCAGACGCAGGGGTCGCAGCCGCTCTCGCAGCATTCGCCGGGCTGCGGCTCGTCGGGTGGCACGGGGCGCGGGTCGTTGGCGGGGGTGGATGTCGTGGGCAGCGCGCTCATGCCTGGGCTCCGCCGTCATCGGCCGCAGCCACACCCGCGGCGATCAGCGCCAGCATGGCGTCTTCGTCCAGGATGGTCACGCCCAGGTCCTGGGCCTTGGTCAGCTTGCTGCCGGCTTCGGCGCCGGCGACCACGTAGTCGGTCTTCTTGCTGACCGAGCCCGACACCTTGGCGCCCGCGGCTTCCAGCATGTCCTTGGCCTGGTCGCGGCTCAGGGTGGGGAAGGTGCCGGTCAGCACAAAGGTCTTGCCGACCAGCGGCTTGGGCGCGCCGGCATCGCCGCTCGACTCGTCCCAGCGCACCCCGCAGGCGCGCAGCTGCGCCACCACCTCGCGGTTGTGCGGCTGGGCGAAAAAGGTGTGCACGCTCTCGGCCACGATGGGCCCGACGTCCGGCACGTCCAGCAGCTGCGCCACGCTGGCGTCCATCACGGCATCCAGGCTGCCGAAATGGCGCGCCAGGTCCTTGGCCGTGGTCTCGCCCACGTGGCGCACGCCCAGGCCGAACAGAAAGCGCGGCAGCGTCGCCTGTTTGGACTTGTCCAGCGCATCGACCAGGTTCTGCGCCGAGCGCGTGCCCATGCGCTCCAGGTTGGCCAGCGCGCTCAGGCCCAGGCGGTACAGGTCGGGCAAGGTGTTGACCAGGCCCGCGTCCACCAGCTGTTCGACGAGCTTGTCGCCCAGGCCTTCCACGTCCATGGCGCGGCGGTGGGCGAAATGCTTGATGGCCTCCTTGCGCTGCGCCGGGCACGAGATGCCGCCGCTGCAGCGCCAGTCGGCCTCGCCGGGCTCGCGCACGGCCTCGGCGCCGCAGATGGGGCACTGGTGCGGCATCTGGAACGGCAGCGCACCGGCCACGCGCTTGTCCACCAGGGTGCTGACGACCTCGGGGATCACGTCGCCCGCGCGGCGCACGATGACGGTGTCGCCGATGCGCACGTCCTTGCGCAGCACCTCGTCCTCGTTGTGCAGGGTGGCGTTGGTGACGGTGACGCCGCCGACGAACACCGGCGCCAGCTTGGCCACGGGCGTGAGCTTGCCGGTGCGGCCGACCTGGATGTCGATGGCCAGCACCGTGGTCATCATCTCCTGCGCCGGGTACTTGTGCGCCACGGCCCAGCGGGGTTCGCGGCTGACGAAGCCCAGCCGGCGCTGCAGCGCCAGCGCGTTGACTTTGTAGACCACGCCGTCGATGTCGAACGCGAGGCGGTCGCGCTGGCCGGCCACGTCGGCGTGAAAGGCCACCAGGCCAGCCGCATCGGGCACGGCCCGCACCAGCTCGGACACCGGGAAGCCCCAGGCCCGCAACTGCTGCAGCATGTCCCATTGCGTGGCGAACACCGGGCCGCCGTTGGCGGGCGGCGAGACCTCGCCCAGGCCATAGGCGAAAAAGCTCAGCGGCCGCTGGCGCGCGATGCCGGGGTCCAGCTGGCGCACGGCGCCAGCCGCCGCGTTGCGCGGGTTGACGAAGGTGCGCTCGTTCTTGGCCCCCTGGGCGATGCGCTCGCGCTGGCGTTCGTTCAGGCGCTCGAAATCGTCGCGGCGCATGTAGACCTCGCCGCGCACCTCGACCACCGGCGGCACGTTCGCACCCTGCAGACGCAGCGGAATCTGGCCGATGGTGCGGATGTTCTGCGTCACGTCTTCACCGGTTTCGCCATCGCCGCGCGTGGCGGCCTGCACCAGCACGCCGTGCTCGTAGCGCAGGCTCATGGCCAGGCCGTCGAACTTGGGCTCGGCGACGTAGCCGCCCTCGACCGGCGCGCCCTCGGGCAGCTCCAGCTCGCGGTGCACGCGCGCGTCGAAGGTGTAGGCGCCCTGCTCGCTGGTGTCGGTTTCGGTGCGGATGCTGAGCATGGGCACGCGGTGGCGCACCGGCGTGAAGCCGTCGAGCACGGCGCCGCCCACGCGCCGCGTCGGCGAGTCAGCCGTCAGCAAAGCGGGGTATTGCCCTTCCAGCGTCTGCAGTTCAACGAAGACACGGTCATACTCCGCATCAGGAACCGTGGGCTGATCGAGCACGTAATACTGATGGGCCCACTGGTTGAGCTGGGCGCGCAGCTGCAGCGCGCGCGCGGTGGCCTCGGCCAGTTTGCTGGCGATCAGGTCTGCGCCAGGCGCCTGGGTGTGTGGATCGGACATCTGGCTGTTTCCCCTGTGGTGGTGTGCATGGCGTGTGGGGCCCGCGCACGCGCGGCGGCGCAGCGGCCTGGGTGGGCGGGCGAGGCGTGATTCTAAGAAGTCCACCGTCCTCATCGGCCCGGCGGACAGCCGGCGCCCATCCGGCCGACGGCGCCCCGGTAGACAGCGCCTTGGACCGGCCCCTGCCAGGTTGCGCTGCACAGCGGCCGTGCATGGCGCGCTGGCCGCCATCGGGCACATCAGGCGGCCTCGGGCGCCAGGGCCAGGTCGACCAGGTGCTGCAAGGCCGGAGTGAGTTCGGTGCCCTGGCGGCGCACGATGAACAGGTCGCGCCGCACGGGCTTGAGGGCGTTGGCCAGCACCACCAGCTCGCCGCGCGCCACCGCGTCCTGCACCAGCAGCTCGGACAGGCAGGCCACGCCCAGGCCCGCCGCCACCCCCTGCACGATGGCCACGCCACTGCTCAGCGTGCAGGCCACGTCGATGCGGCCCAGCTGCGAAAACAGGGCCTGGTCAACGGCCTCGCGCGTGCCCGAGCCGGCTTCGCGCAGCAGCCAGCGCGCCTCGCGCAGGTCGGCCTTGGTGAGCGGGCGCCGCTGCGCCGCCTGGCTCAGCGGCGACTGAGGCGAGGCGACCAGCACCAGGTTGTCGCGGCGCCAGAACTGCACCTGCAGGCCGGGCTCATGACAAGGGCCTTCGATGAAGCCGAGATCGGCCTCGAACTGCATGAGCGCACGCACCACCTCGGCCGTGTTGCCGATCACCACGTCGGCCTGCGCACGCGGGAACGACGCCGACCAGCGGGCCAGCAGCTGCGGCAGCAGG
Protein-coding regions in this window:
- a CDS encoding oxidoreductase-like domain-containing protein, with the translated sequence MSALPTTSTPANDPRPVPPDEPQPGECCESGCDPCVWDFYNQELAHYRQELARWLERHPEAR
- the ligA gene encoding NAD-dependent DNA ligase LigA yields the protein MSDPHTQAPGADLIASKLAEATARALQLRAQLNQWAHQYYVLDQPTVPDAEYDRVFVELQTLEGQYPALLTADSPTRRVGGAVLDGFTPVRHRVPMLSIRTETDTSEQGAYTFDARVHRELELPEGAPVEGGYVAEPKFDGLAMSLRYEHGVLVQAATRGDGETGEDVTQNIRTIGQIPLRLQGANVPPVVEVRGEVYMRRDDFERLNERQRERIAQGAKNERTFVNPRNAAAGAVRQLDPGIARQRPLSFFAYGLGEVSPPANGGPVFATQWDMLQQLRAWGFPVSELVRAVPDAAGLVAFHADVAGQRDRLAFDIDGVVYKVNALALQRRLGFVSREPRWAVAHKYPAQEMMTTVLAIDIQVGRTGKLTPVAKLAPVFVGGVTVTNATLHNEDEVLRKDVRIGDTVIVRRAGDVIPEVVSTLVDKRVAGALPFQMPHQCPICGAEAVREPGEADWRCSGGISCPAQRKEAIKHFAHRRAMDVEGLGDKLVEQLVDAGLVNTLPDLYRLGLSALANLERMGTRSAQNLVDALDKSKQATLPRFLFGLGVRHVGETTAKDLARHFGSLDAVMDASVAQLLDVPDVGPIVAESVHTFFAQPHNREVVAQLRACGVRWDESSGDAGAPKPLVGKTFVLTGTFPTLSRDQAKDMLEAAGAKVSGSVSKKTDYVVAGAEAGSKLTKAQDLGVTILDEDAMLALIAAGVAAADDGGAQA
- a CDS encoding LysR substrate-binding domain-containing protein; the encoded protein is MRLSLRQLQLFCAVARTGTTTAAAEAMALSQSATSAAINDLQHALGIRLFERAGQRLVLNEAGRALLPRAQNLVLQAESIEADFGAAAGLQAVKLRLAASSTVGNCLLPQLLARWSASFPRAQADVVIGNTAEVVRALMQFEADLGFIEGPCHEPGLQVQFWRRDNLVLVASPQSPLSQAAQRRPLTKADLREARWLLREAGSGTREAVDQALFSQLGRIDVACTLSSGVAIVQGVAAGLGVACLSELLVQDAVARGELVVLANALKPVRRDLFIVRRQGTELTPALQHLVDLALAPEAA